The Sphingopyxis fribergensis DNA segment ATGACATTATAGTCGCCGCACGCGACGACGGGGGCATCGAGCTCGAACAGGCCCGCGAGGTGGCCGTGCAGCCGCTCCATCCACGTCAGCTTGTAATCGAACTTGGGGCCAGGCCAGGGGTTGCCGTTGGGCAGATAAAGGCCGGCGACGAGAATGCCGCCGACCGCGGCCTCGATATAGCGGCTCTGCTCGTCGTGCGGGTCGCCGGGGAGACCGCGCCGCGTCTCATGGATTTCGCCTACGCGGCTGAGCATGGCGACGCCGTTCCAGCGGCTCTGCCCGTGCCAGATCGCGTCATAACCCGCGTCGCGGATTTCCTTCTCGGGAAATTTATCCTGCGGCGCCTTCAGTTCCTGGAGGCAGACGATGTCGGGCTCGGCGAGCGCGAGCCATCTGAGCAGGATGGGAAGCCGTCCGCCGATCCCGTTCACATTATAGGTCGCGATCTTCACAGATCAGCCAGCTTCTGGTCAGCCCGGCGTAGCCGGAGAGGAGGCGAATAGCGCGCAGAAGTCGCAGGCGCCGAACATTTTGGCTTGCCCGCTACTTCGGCTCCTTGGGCAGGGGAATTCGCAGTGCCAGCCATCCTCTATAGACCGACCGCAAGACTATTCGTTCCCGCAGCGACCTCAGCCGCAACTTGCCCCGGGCAAGCGCGTTGCTTTGGGGAACAAGGAGCCGATCATGGCAGACGATAAAGGCAGTACCGGTGCACCCGACCGCGACCGCATCAGTCTCGGCGAAGATTATGAGGTGCGCGACTGGACGAAGACGCTTGGCGTCAGCGAAGCGGAACTGCGCGAGGCGGTCGATGCGGTAGGCAGCGCGACCGATGCCGTCCGCGCCTATCTGAACAAAGATTGATGGCATCCGGCCTCGACCGGGCGATGACCTCGCCGCTCGAACGAGTGGCCCGCGTTCTCGCGGGGCATGCCCTCAGCCGCAACGCCGACGGCGACATGACCTCGGCGGGCGAGGCTGTGGACGCGCTTTGGGGTGACTATAGCGATGCCGCTCTGGCGGTGTCGCGTGCCCTCCGCGAACCGAGCGCCGCGATGCTGGCCGTCGGCGACGGCGACATCTGGGACTGCATGCTTCATGCCGCGATCGAGGATGAAACGATCTCGGACTAAAGGCGCTGGAGGACGGGGCGTGCGATGCCTCGCTACCCGTCTCCCTCCGCCCTATTTCGCGACGAAGGTCAGCGTCGAAACATGGATGGTCTTCTCGACCGTCTTGCCGCCCAGCGTGCGGGCGCCCTCGACATCGTGCGAGACGGACAGCAGATAACGGCCCGGCGTGGTTATCGGAACCGCGATGCCGCCCTGGGGGGTGGCGGTGAAGCTCTTTTGCCAACGGTCGGCATTGACGACGGTGACCTTGGCGCCCGGGAGCGGTTTGCCGAGCCAGTTTACGACGAAGCTGTCGGCGTTGGCGCTGACTGGGCTGATCTCCAGATCGAGTACGGATTTCGCTTCTTCGCGGCCCGCCCGCGCATAATAGACGACGCCTTCCCATTTCCCGCCTTCGCCCTGCCACGGCGCGAAGACATTGTCGTCGGAGAGGCGGACGTCGCCCGAGCCCGCGGCGGCGGCCTCGATATGATTTGCGCGGCGCACGAGCGGCGCGGGCTTTGCGGGATCGCCCTGAAACAGCTTCGGCGCCTTGAGGTTCGGGAACTCGGGATCGCCCGCCTCCGGCACGACATCGGCGGGTTCGCCCAGATAGATGCGCGCGGGGCCTGCGGCGTCCCGCTCGATCCAGACCTCATGCGCCATCGCGGGCGATGCAAGGAAACTGAAAGCCATCAAGGCCGCAAAACTCGTCTTCATAAGAACCTCCAGATGACATCGTTGGCTGCAAGGCAAGCCCCCGGGTGCCCACTATGTGCCCGCCGACGCGCCTTATTGCAAACGATTATTAATAGCTTGCTATTGCACGCGGTTCGCTATAGCCGCCGCCCCTAATTGAGATTGAGTCGCAAAAAGGGGAACGCCATGACCGTCCGAATGATCGCGCTCTGCGGAGCAGCCACACTCGTCGTCGCCGCCAATTCGGCCTGGGCGAGCGAAGCTGCGGGGGCCGCCGTTGCAGAGGCCGCCACCGCCGAAGGTGATGCGGGCGCCGGCGAGGACATGATCGTCGTCACCGGCTATACCGGAACGAAGACCGACACCGCGCTGGCCGAACTGCCGCAGCCGATCAAGGTCATCACCGCCGAGCAATATCAGGCGCAGGGCGCGATCAGCATCAGCGACACGGTGAAATATGCCGCTGGCGTTCTCGCCAATCCTTACGGCCGCGACACGCGCGTCGACGGTTTCAACGTTCGGGGACTCGACGCGTTGCAGTTCCGCGACGGCATGCGCGACATTTTCTCCTATTACGCCTCGATCACCTCGGACCCGTATAATTTCTCGCGTGTCGAGATCGTCCGCGGGCCGGCGTCGGTGCTGTTCGGCCAGGGGTCGATCGGCGGCCTCGTCAATCTGGTCAGCAAGACGCCGGACTTCGTCACGCGCGGTGAAGTCAATCTCGTCTATGGCAGCTATGACCGCAAGGAAGTGCTGGGTGACGTCAATCTTGCGCTCGCCGACAATCTCGCCGTCCGCTTCGTCGGCCGCGCGCGCGACGCCGACACCTTCATCGACCATGTCCCCGACGACCGCGTGATGTTCGCGCCCTCGATCCGCTGGCAGCCGACCCCTGACACCGACGTCATTCTCACCGGCCTCTATCAGGAGGACGACACCGGCTCGACCTCGCAATTCCTGCCGATCGTCGGCACCTTCCGGCCCAACAAAGTCGCGGGCGCGCAGCTCGATCGCTATACCTTCGTCGGCAAGGCCGGCTGGGACCGCTATAACGGCCGCTCGCTCCAGGGCGGCGGATCGATCACCCACCGCTTCTCGGACAATGTGAAGCTCAGCCTCAAGGCGCGCTACATCGACAGCGACCTCGAATATAACACTCATTATGCCGACAGCTACACCAACCCGCAGGACCCTTTCTCGGTCTATGGCACCAACGGGCGTACAATCGCCCTGATCGCCGACGCCAGCGACGCGCGGATGAACGTCTTTTCGACCGACAATAATCTCCAGTTCGATTTCGCCACCGGCGCCAATATCGAACACAAGCTGCTCGTCGGTATCGACTACAGCTGGAACAAGGTGGGCAAGCGTTACGCCGGGGGGCGCGAGATCGTCGACCTCTACGACATCGATTATGACGCGCTGCTAACCTATGATCCGAGCGGCGACTTCACGAAGGAAAGCCAGAAGCAACTGGGCATATACGTCCAGGACCAGATCCGCTTCTTCGACCGCGTCTCGGTCGTGCTGGGCGCGCGCCGCGACCGCGTCACCGGCTCGTCGGGGCAGAAGGATAATGCCACGACCTTCCGCGCCGGGATCATCGGCGAGATCGGCGCGGGTTTCTCACCCTTCTTCAGCTATACAGAGAGCTTCCTGCCGGTCGCCGGCCGCATCGACAATGGCGACGGCACCTTCGGCGATCCTTATCGTCCGCAGACCGGCACTCAATATGAAGCGGGGGTGAAGTGGCAGCCGACACCTAACACGCTCGTCACCGCGACCGCCTTCAAGATCAAGGAACGCAACCGCGTCCTCTATCTCGCCGCCGGCGGTACGACCCAGTCGGGTGAGCTCAACACAAAGGGTTTCGAGATCGAGGCCAGTCACACGCTACCGGGCAATTTCGAACTGCTCGCCAATTACGGCTATTCGAAGCTCAAGTCCGAAACCAACACCAGCCTCGACTATATGCCGCGCCACACCGCGTCGCTGTGGTCGACCAAGACCTTCGGCCTTGCGGACGAAGCGCAGCTGCGGCTCGGCGGCGGCGTCGTCTACAGCGGCAAGAGCGTGTCGACGAGCGACATCTGGTCGATCGTCACACCGTCGCGCACGACGGTCGATGCGCTGGCCGAGATCAGCTGGAACAATTGGCGCGTCGCGGTCAACGCCACGAACATGCTGGGCAATAAATATTACGCCTCCTGCCTCGCGCGCGGGGACTGCTTCGTCGGCGCGCCGCGCAACGTGATGGGTACGCTCGGTTATCGCTTCTAGTGCGCTATTGCGAGTTAGTCGCAATCTTGCGATAGGGTCATCATGAGCAGGGCGGTCGAAATTTTACGCGGCGCAATATGGCGCGATGTCGCTGCGCGCGCGCTGGCCGCGGTGCCGCTAAACTATGCCGTGACCAGCGCGCTGACGATGCTGATCGCGCGGCTTTTGCCCGGCGGTGCCCAGCAGGCGTCGGTCGGCGCGACGCTTCTGTCCTTCCTCATCTTCGCGGGCGTTGCGATGGCCGCGTTCGCCGTGCGCTCGGTGTCGTGGCTGTGGGCGGGGCTGATCGCGACGGGGGTGGCCGCGGGGCTCGCCGACTGGTGCTTCATCGCCTGGGGAGGCCGGCTGTGAAGAACGGCTTCCGGCAATCGATGGCGTGGCTTCACACCTGGACCGGCCTGCTGTTGGGCTGGCTGCTTTTCGCGATCTTCGTCACCGGCACGTCTTCTTATTTCCAGGAAGAGATTACCGCCTGGATGACGCCCGAGGTTCGCAGCGTTCCGGCGGACGGCCCGAAAAGCTTTGCGGCGGCGACGCGCTGGCTTGAGCGGGAAGCACCGGGCGCCAGCGAATGGTCGGTCTATTCGGCCGGCAAGCGCGCGGCGGGCCTTCAGCTTTATTGGGTCAACGGTCCCGATGCGCCCGCAGACGCACCGACCGATGCACGCCTTGACGGGGGGGGTCGCAAGGCAGAGGCACGCGAAACGCGGGGCGGCGAGTTCCTCTACCGCTTCCACTACGACCTCCATTATATCAACTGGTACTGGGCGCGCTGGATCGTCGGGATCGCCGCGATGGCGATGCTCGTTGCGATTTTTTCGGGCATCGTCACGCACAAGAAGATCATCGCCGACTTCTTCCTGCTTCGCCTCGGCAAAGGCCAGCGGAGCTGGCTTGATGCGCATAATGTGTCGAGCGTGCTGTTCCTGCCCTTCATCCTGATGATCACCTATACCGGGCTGGTGAGCCTTGCGACGCATTATATGCCTTGGGGTATCGCCGCGAATTATGCCGACCAGCAAAAATTCTTCGACACGACCTTCCCCTGGCCGACGCCGGCCGAAAAGGTGGGACCGGCGCCGCTGACCGCCGTGGCGCCGCTGGTCGAGCGCGCCGAGCGCACATGGGGCGCCGGCGCCGGAAGCGTCCGTATTCTTAACCCGGGCGACCGGACGGCGCAGGTCATCGTATCGACCGCGCCCGACGCCGGCATGTCGGTCCGGCCGCGGTCGCTGACGTTCGACGGCGTGACCGGTAAGCTGATTTCGGCGCACAATCCGTCGGGCGCCTCGACGGCGACCGAAGGCACGATGATCGGCCTGCACGCGGGCCGCTTCGCCAGCGGCGTGCTGCGCACCCTCTATTTCCTCTCGGGCCTCGCCGGCTGCATCATGGTTGCCTCCGGCCTGATCCTGTGGACGGTGAAGCGCCGCGCCAAGCTGGCCGATCCCGACCGGCCGCATTTCGGGTTTCGCCTCGTCGAGAAGCTGAACGTCGGCGCGATTGCAGGGCTGCCCTTCGCAATAGCCGCCTACTTCCTCGCCAACCGCCTTTTGCCCGTGGGCGGGGCAGGGCGAAGCGACCGCGAGATCGCGGCCTTTTTCATTGCGTGGGGCGCCGTGTTCGTCTGGGCGACGGCGCGCCCCTCAGCGCGGGCCTGGGTCGAGGCTCTTGCCGCGGTGGCTGTGTCCTTTGCGCTCGTCCCGGTGATCAATGCGCTGACGACCGACCGCTCGCTGGTTGCCAGCCTGATCGCCGACGATTGGGTCTTTGCGGGCTTCGACGCGACGATGTTGCTTATCGCCGCCGGTTTCGGATGGGCCGCTTCGAAGGTGCTGCGTCGCTCGGCGGGCCCAAGGACGGCGAGAGGCAAGCGGCCGGCCAGATCGCCTTCGGTCGAGGTCGCATGATCCATTTCCTGCTTCTGCTGCTCGCGACCGCGGGCTTCGGCCTGCTGTGCCTGTCGCGCGAACGACACCAACGCGACCTGATCGGCCGCAAGCTTCCGATGCGAACGGGATATTATGCGCGGTGGAGCGGGATCGCGATCCTTGCCATTGCCTTCGTGCTTGCGGGCAGCCGCCTGGGGTGGGGCGTCGGTACGCTCGAGTGGCTGGGTCTGGCGAGCGTGGGAGCCGTCCTGACGATGGCGATGCTTTCGCGCCGATCGGGGCGCATTTCGTAGCCGCGCTGACAAGGCTGCCATCGCGGTCGGAATCCCGTGAGCAGGATTGGCAAAAAAGGAGGGCCCCGAGGGACCCTCCTTTGTTTTCAGTCGCTCCACATCACTTCATCTTGAAGCGGACCCCTACGCGGAAGGTGCGGCCCAGCAGGTCCGAAAACGTGCTGTTCGCTGCAAGGCCGGTTTCAGGCAAAAGCAACGGATCGGCGTCGAACAAATTGGTCACGTTGAAGAAAAATTCGCTTTCCGAGGCGTTCCCCACGCTGACCTTTTGCGTCAGGTTGAGGTCGATGTAGAATGTCCCCTTGACGTGATTATTGTCATAGGTCGGGAACTGGCTGCTCGAAGTCGGGCATCCCGATGTACATTCTATGGCATTAGCCAGATATTTGCCCGAACTGACGCCGCGGCCTGTGACCGTACCGGAGAAGGTCGGGGTCGAATAGTTGAGGTTGGCGCGGAATATCCACTTGGGGGTGCTAGCCTGACCGCCATTTGCCCCGACCGTGTTCACGGGGGTCGTTCCGGCGATGCCGGTGTCCGAAAGATTTTCGATATAGCGCGTCGCGGTTCCCTTCAGGGTGATGGCGCTATTTTCCCCGACCGGCAGACGATAAGCCGCGTCGAAGTCGATACCGCGCACCAGCCGGCTCACATAGTTGAACGGCTGGGTGCGGATCAGCAGATAAGGCGTGGTCGGCGTCGAACGGGTCGGGTCGGTGGTGATCGCGTCGCAGAATGTCTGCACCCCTTCGTCGCACCGGTTGACGACTTCCTGCGCACTGATCGTGTCGATCGCATCTTCGAGGTCGATGCGGAAATAATCGACCGATGCGCTGAAGCCCGGCAGGAAGCGCGGCGTGATCACGCCGCCGATGTTCCACGAATCCGCCTTTTCGGGCTGGAGCGCCGGGTTGCCCGTCGTCAGGCCGGAATAGGGAAAGAATTGCGGCCCATTGGCCGGATTGTTGGCGTCGAAGTTCGGGTTGCGGACCGAATCGCTGTTCGCGGTGCCCGCCTGAAACTGCTCGTTCAGGTTGGGTGCGCGAATGTCGCGCGACCGTGTCACGCGGAACCGGATATCCTCGATCGGTGCCCAGGTCGCGCCAAGCTTCCACGTGGTGACATAGCCCGAGGTCGAATAATCGGTCGCGCGCACCGCGCCGTTGAATTCCAGGCCAAAGCCAAGCGGAACCACGGTCTCGAGATAAGCTTCCTTCACATTATAGCTGCCCTTGAACGGCAGATAGTTGCCGACCGACCAGGCATTCCGGAATCCGGGCCGCCCGTTGGAGTCCACCGTCGCGATCGGCTGGAACTCGGTCGGCACGCTGCCGCGGATCTTTTCTTCACGATATTCGCCGCCGATCGCGACGCTGACGTCGCCCGCCCAGGTAGCGAACGGCGTCA contains these protein-coding regions:
- the xth gene encoding exodeoxyribonuclease III; the protein is MKIATYNVNGIGGRLPILLRWLALAEPDIVCLQELKAPQDKFPEKEIRDAGYDAIWHGQSRWNGVAMLSRVGEIHETRRGLPGDPHDEQSRYIEAAVGGILVAGLYLPNGNPWPGPKFDYKLTWMERLHGHLAGLFELDAPVVACGDYNVIPTDLDVYKPENWKDDALYAPEAQAAYRRLLDQGWTDAIRHLHPDERIYSFWAYWRQSFERNAGIRIDHLLLNKPATKRLRAAGVDTRPRGWEKTSDHAPAWIELAASERRVRR
- a CDS encoding DUF3606 domain-containing protein, with protein sequence MADDKGSTGAPDRDRISLGEDYEVRDWTKTLGVSEAELREAVDAVGSATDAVRAYLNKD
- a CDS encoding nickel uptake transporter family protein translates to MKTSFAALMAFSFLASPAMAHEVWIERDAAGPARIYLGEPADVVPEAGDPEFPNLKAPKLFQGDPAKPAPLVRRANHIEAAAAGSGDVRLSDDNVFAPWQGEGGKWEGVVYYARAGREEAKSVLDLEISPVSANADSFVVNWLGKPLPGAKVTVVNADRWQKSFTATPQGGIAVPITTPGRYLLSVSHDVEGARTLGGKTVEKTIHVSTLTFVAK
- a CDS encoding TonB-dependent siderophore receptor, which gives rise to MTVRMIALCGAATLVVAANSAWASEAAGAAVAEAATAEGDAGAGEDMIVVTGYTGTKTDTALAELPQPIKVITAEQYQAQGAISISDTVKYAAGVLANPYGRDTRVDGFNVRGLDALQFRDGMRDIFSYYASITSDPYNFSRVEIVRGPASVLFGQGSIGGLVNLVSKTPDFVTRGEVNLVYGSYDRKEVLGDVNLALADNLAVRFVGRARDADTFIDHVPDDRVMFAPSIRWQPTPDTDVILTGLYQEDDTGSTSQFLPIVGTFRPNKVAGAQLDRYTFVGKAGWDRYNGRSLQGGGSITHRFSDNVKLSLKARYIDSDLEYNTHYADSYTNPQDPFSVYGTNGRTIALIADASDARMNVFSTDNNLQFDFATGANIEHKLLVGIDYSWNKVGKRYAGGREIVDLYDIDYDALLTYDPSGDFTKESQKQLGIYVQDQIRFFDRVSVVLGARRDRVTGSSGQKDNATTFRAGIIGEIGAGFSPFFSYTESFLPVAGRIDNGDGTFGDPYRPQTGTQYEAGVKWQPTPNTLVTATAFKIKERNRVLYLAAGGTTQSGELNTKGFEIEASHTLPGNFELLANYGYSKLKSETNTSLDYMPRHTASLWSTKTFGLADEAQLRLGGGVVYSGKSVSTSDIWSIVTPSRTTVDALAEISWNNWRVAVNATNMLGNKYYASCLARGDCFVGAPRNVMGTLGYRF
- a CDS encoding PepSY-associated TM helix domain-containing protein encodes the protein MKNGFRQSMAWLHTWTGLLLGWLLFAIFVTGTSSYFQEEITAWMTPEVRSVPADGPKSFAAATRWLEREAPGASEWSVYSAGKRAAGLQLYWVNGPDAPADAPTDARLDGGGRKAEARETRGGEFLYRFHYDLHYINWYWARWIVGIAAMAMLVAIFSGIVTHKKIIADFFLLRLGKGQRSWLDAHNVSSVLFLPFILMITYTGLVSLATHYMPWGIAANYADQQKFFDTTFPWPTPAEKVGPAPLTAVAPLVERAERTWGAGAGSVRILNPGDRTAQVIVSTAPDAGMSVRPRSLTFDGVTGKLISAHNPSGASTATEGTMIGLHAGRFASGVLRTLYFLSGLAGCIMVASGLILWTVKRRAKLADPDRPHFGFRLVEKLNVGAIAGLPFAIAAYFLANRLLPVGGAGRSDREIAAFFIAWGAVFVWATARPSARAWVEALAAVAVSFALVPVINALTTDRSLVASLIADDWVFAGFDATMLLIAAGFGWAASKVLRRSAGPRTARGKRPARSPSVEVA
- a CDS encoding DUF3325 domain-containing protein; its protein translation is MIHFLLLLLATAGFGLLCLSRERHQRDLIGRKLPMRTGYYARWSGIAILAIAFVLAGSRLGWGVGTLEWLGLASVGAVLTMAMLSRRSGRIS